Proteins encoded within one genomic window of SAR324 cluster bacterium:
- a CDS encoding VWA domain-containing protein encodes MKYWMVWMILVSGSCAFANDSLRISQIDPFMVFFNQQVQLYVSVTDPLGNPVKNLSSDHFEISESANGSDFTVIPEITSFQSGVNNKQGILFLLLLDNSGSMYRTLEGQSAENQEEQRMYYAQQAIKNFLTRIGPKDKVGLISYNSFYHHHSNPVSDIPAIETYLGEIKRPTGDEVFTELYGSLDRAAREFKSIRGRKAIILLSDGENSPYYMNTQKLHPITGEEYVPYHRPIESLQKEGISVFVIHFGSSAKDKNLKKIASETGGTVFDAMNPTELEQVYERIMNQIVNESVIQYRASMDPADRKFVRVRYHNQSEESSVTRYYFSSTVFGMPADTLPVFLFFVAPVALLMLWALSRIPFESFTQHRSIEYQNLTDTYFSRKQPQSRHSSIKVLNPGKSRVIPESYYISSAETRIGSSDNTDIQVRNIPAIEEKHASIFFSNSRECTLVGYGTVTVNNQSVTQRKLEAGDVITLGGVTFLFDEKKHQIAVEELSLSKMFSWINRKGTDSV; translated from the coding sequence ATGAAATACTGGATGGTCTGGATGATATTGGTCAGCGGTTCCTGTGCCTTTGCCAATGACTCTTTACGGATTTCTCAGATTGATCCGTTTATGGTGTTTTTTAACCAGCAGGTTCAGTTGTATGTCAGCGTGACAGATCCTTTGGGAAATCCCGTCAAAAATTTGTCCAGTGATCATTTTGAAATTTCTGAGTCGGCCAATGGCAGTGATTTTACAGTCATTCCTGAAATCACCAGTTTTCAATCCGGGGTGAATAACAAACAGGGTATCCTGTTTTTATTGCTTCTGGATAATTCTGGAAGCATGTATCGAACACTGGAAGGACAGTCCGCGGAAAATCAAGAAGAACAGCGAATGTATTATGCGCAACAGGCCATAAAAAATTTTTTAACGCGGATCGGACCTAAAGATAAAGTGGGCTTGATTTCGTATAACTCGTTTTATCATCACCATTCTAATCCTGTTTCCGATATTCCTGCCATTGAAACGTATTTGGGAGAAATCAAGCGACCTACAGGGGATGAAGTCTTTACAGAACTTTATGGGAGCCTGGATCGTGCGGCCCGGGAATTCAAATCCATCCGTGGAAGAAAAGCGATAATCCTTCTGTCTGATGGCGAGAATAGTCCGTATTACATGAATACCCAAAAACTGCACCCGATTACCGGAGAGGAATATGTACCCTATCATCGTCCCATTGAATCACTGCAAAAAGAGGGGATTTCTGTGTTTGTGATCCATTTTGGTAGCAGTGCCAAAGACAAAAATTTGAAAAAAATCGCGTCTGAAACAGGCGGAACCGTTTTTGATGCCATGAATCCGACAGAATTGGAACAGGTTTATGAGCGGATTATGAATCAAATTGTCAACGAATCGGTCATTCAGTACAGAGCCTCCATGGACCCTGCTGATCGTAAGTTTGTACGTGTTCGTTATCATAATCAGTCAGAAGAATCGTCTGTGACACGCTACTATTTTTCCAGCACAGTGTTTGGAATGCCTGCGGATACGTTGCCGGTCTTCCTCTTTTTTGTGGCACCTGTGGCGTTGCTGATGTTATGGGCCTTGAGCCGGATTCCCTTTGAATCATTTACACAGCACCGAAGCATTGAATATCAGAATCTGACGGACACTTATTTTTCAAGGAAGCAACCCCAGTCCCGGCATTCCAGCATCAAAGTACTCAATCCGGGCAAGAGCCGGGTCATCCCTGAAAGCTACTATATCAGCTCCGCGGAAACCCGGATTGGAAGCAGTGACAACACAGACATTCAGGTGAGAAATATACCTGCTATTGAAGAGAAACATGCGTCCATTTTTTTCAGCAACTCAAGAGAGTGTACCCTGGTTGGCTATGGAACCGTAACAGTCAACAACCAGAGTGTTACTCAAAGAAAACTGGAGGCTGGAGATGTGATTACTTTGGGCGGAGTCACCTTTCTGTTTGATGAGAAAAAACATCAGATTGCCGTAGAAGAACTCAGTCTTTCAAAAATGTTTTCCTGGATCAACAGAAAAGGCACAGATTCGGTATAG
- a CDS encoding FHA domain-containing protein, with product MSQHFRIPVGILIGSAIGILGGVIGVLTAQILLWFSGQILINTNQEFNTFGLPVSRAIGWSILGMFIGVAEEFRIKWFKAGEFSKKSFKTMKVGIIGGGVGGLLGGLSMEYSRLVLPQTLYARLIGFLIFGVALGLFYGLVRSRFSMGRLMLLNGKSKGREFLILDDKVTIGSSEDADIVLSENEYQDISAFHAELCIHKRDLLLKPLGKKSVQINEVAGGERALKLNDVLKIGSAKFIYLYQ from the coding sequence ATGTCTCAACACTTCAGAATTCCAGTTGGGATTCTGATTGGTTCTGCTATCGGGATATTGGGCGGTGTGATCGGGGTGCTGACCGCACAGATTCTGTTATGGTTTTCAGGACAAATTCTGATCAACACCAATCAGGAATTCAATACCTTTGGATTGCCTGTTTCCCGGGCAATCGGCTGGTCGATTCTAGGCATGTTTATCGGGGTTGCGGAAGAATTCAGGATCAAATGGTTCAAAGCCGGGGAATTCAGCAAAAAATCCTTCAAAACCATGAAAGTCGGCATTATTGGCGGCGGGGTGGGTGGCTTGTTGGGCGGACTTTCCATGGAGTATTCCAGGTTGGTTTTACCACAAACGCTGTATGCCCGTCTGATCGGTTTTTTGATTTTCGGGGTTGCCCTTGGTTTGTTCTATGGTCTGGTGAGAAGCCGTTTTTCCATGGGACGATTGATGCTGCTCAATGGCAAAAGCAAAGGACGGGAATTTCTGATTCTTGATGACAAAGTGACAATTGGCAGTTCTGAAGATGCCGATATTGTTTTGAGCGAAAATGAATATCAGGATATCAGTGCTTTCCATGCGGAACTGTGCATCCATAAGCGGGATTTACTACTGAAACCCCTGGGGAAAAAAAGTGTTCAGATCAATGAAGTCGCTGGTGGAGAACGGGCCTTGAAACTCAATGATGTTTTGAAAATCGGTAGTGCGAAATTTATATATCTGTATCAATAG